The nucleotide window CCCCAGCATTAAGAACCCAAGCTCCCCCATTGGCTACAGACTGTGAGAAACTCCAACAAGCCCAAGACCCACACATTCATATGCAGATTTGGGACTATATATAGGAGAGATGAAGCATGTAGAGATCAGATTCACTTTCTACACAGAGACCTCTACAGCACAGAGATCCAGCCATGGCACCTACAATCACTTCAGCCATGATCTACTCTAAGGAGCACCTGACTCTGACAAACAAGGTAAATTGAAATTACAACTTGCTTTATGATTTGGTTCTTGATAATAGTTGTCGTCTTTTTATCAGACCTCTGATATATTTTAGAACAATGTTATAAATGACTCTCCTTATTTTTTTGCAGATTAGAAAGCCAGTCGTGGAGAAGTTACGCAGAGATCGTATCAACAGCAGCATTGAGCAGCTCAAGTCTCTCCTGGGTCCAGAGATCCTCAACCAGCAGTCTGACTCCAAGCTGGAGAAAGCAGACATCCTGGAGATGACAGTTTGCTTCCTGAGACGACAGCAACAGTACCAGCCAGTGAGCTCTTCCTCCTGCTCAGCACCTGTCAATCAGGGTTACTCCAGATGTGTCCAAGAGATTGTACACTTCCTGTCCACAGATGAGTTGAAGACACCATCTCAGAGAAAACTGCTGAGCCACTTGCTGCTGGAATTTCAGAGCCTGCAACCATCCTCTGATAAGAACAGAAGGGAGAGTGACCTGCCTCAGCTGAGCTCTCCAGTCCAGCACAGCATCAGCAAAGAGAAGAGTCCAGTTAACAGCGCCCTCTGGAGGCCCTGGTAGTGTCCTACAGACTGGAGCTGCACTTTCAGACAAGCACAATGGACCATGTTGGTCTAAGAATAATGTTATGGATGTTAGACAGTAATGAGAATAGGAAGAGATCTTCTTCCTCGTCTGCTCAAGCAGGACATTTCCAACTCCACATACTGACGATTTCATCCTCATTTTCTGCATTTGCAGGAGTTTATACTATAAGTTCTAGTTTTAATGAAAAGGACTTAACAATGTCAGTATTTTAATGATCCTCTCTTGATTACAAGAGCATCAATTGAATCTTCTGTTTTTATTTTCGTTTCACGAATAAGATTCTATTTCATTTTTATAAagtgaatatattttgtatttttccctGTGgggaagtttaaaaaaataataatttaagaTATGGTGTTCACGGTCTTCCTAGTGGAAAGACTAGTGAAAAAATGTAATTCTTATTTGTCCTGTTTTGATATTGATATTAAAACATGCAAACAGTATCATATGTCATAATTATAAAAAATGATATCTGCATTTAAGTCAGaataagttaaaaaaatatgtaatggTTTGTGTCACTATGTGAGTTTATCAGTATCACTCGCCTTCCGAGAAGTTATTGTCAAgcttgaaaacatgttttcaaaatgAATGTAAATCTTCAAATCAAGTTGATGCGAATAAAAACAATCATCGAAAACAATTCTTATGTTTGTTTGATTAATTACACTCCATTGaaagccccacctgttttgagccccacatttttggCACGTCACATATcaatttgcaaacaatgtaaaaaataaaataataattgagttaataaagccgcatacaaacatggtctcttttttgctacagtatata belongs to Salvelinus namaycush isolate Seneca chromosome 20, SaNama_1.0, whole genome shotgun sequence and includes:
- the LOC120064899 gene encoding transcription factor HES-5-like, giving the protein MAPTITSAMIYSKEHLTLTNKIRKPVVEKLRRDRINSSIEQLKSLLGPEILNQQSDSKLEKADILEMTVCFLRRQQQYQPVSSSSCSAPVNQGYSRCVQEIVHFLSTDELKTPSQRKLLSHLLLEFQSLQPSSDKNRRESDLPQLSSPVQHSISKEKSPVNSALWRPW